One genomic region from Bacteroidota bacterium encodes:
- a CDS encoding Mur ligase gives MTFDDSRRLTGPNLYTPSPGAVLDLYVGAIPVADAVAAWEHHARRLLDAVGWTKSALFARPFEGGASVGFTAPEDALYAATEVNEAAWKAAAAELSGEDLPDGAPGAERLRAEIEAERNPALLALREAAAVRGVAFLPDDDFVSVGLGTGSQTWPVS, from the coding sequence ATGACGTTCGACGACAGCCGTCGCCTCACCGGTCCCAACCTCTACACGCCATCTCCCGGCGCTGTGCTCGACCTCTACGTCGGCGCCATACCCGTCGCCGACGCCGTCGCCGCGTGGGAGCACCACGCCCGGCGGCTACTCGACGCCGTAGGCTGGACCAAGTCGGCGCTGTTCGCGCGCCCGTTCGAGGGCGGGGCGAGCGTCGGCTTCACGGCCCCGGAAGATGCGCTCTACGCCGCGACCGAGGTCAACGAGGCGGCATGGAAAGCGGCAGCGGCTGAGCTATCGGGCGAGGACCTGCCGGACGGGGCACCGGGGGCCGAGCGGCTCCGCGCCGAGATCGAGGCCGAGCGCAACCCGGCCCTCCTCGCGCTCCGCGAGGCCGCCGCCGTGCGCGGCGTCGCGTTTCTGCCAGACGACGACTTCGTCTCGGTAGGTCTCGGGACCGGCAGCCAGACGTGGCCGGTCAGCGA